The sequence below is a genomic window from Sceloporus undulatus isolate JIND9_A2432 ecotype Alabama chromosome 5, SceUnd_v1.1, whole genome shotgun sequence.
aagggaggaagaccacatgccagatggatagctTCAgccagggaggtcacaggtctgaaccTGCAGAAACTGAACAGAGACGTTGAgaataggaggtcttggagatgtctcattcacagagtcaccatgagtcaaagtcgactcaaaagcagctaacaacaacaatccctcTGTGTAGAAGTCTTAGGTGATAGCATCCCAAACATTTGTGAGCATTGCATCTAGCTGGCTTTCATTATGCTCATGTAACTTGGGTGGGAAGATGGGAGGCAAAAATGGTGGGAGGCTGCCCATCTCATTCTGAATCAACCTTTATACCTTCTTGACATTTTCATTTACACTTGCTATATGCAAAATAAGAACGTTGACAACAATGTAGCAGCTCCTGGAGTGGTGAATGGAGACAAGGGCAAGATCTTCCTGCAGACGTAAAAAAATACCCAAGTCTTACTTAGTGACCACTAAAAAATACTACTTAGCTGACATTAAGACTTTAGAGATTTTGCCAGCCACTGTCATTTTTATGCTCCTCAGAGCACTTGTTTTCAGAAGCACCTACTGCCAGTTTCCAAACTTGCAAATTTGACTTGCAGATATATACACTCCCAGATCAAGCATTAGGATTTAATGTGCTAGAAGGATTAGTctaaggacaggttgcatacccaTAACTAtagttctttttgtggtgcacccacacaaatgggttattcagtccaaccccctgcctcagtttagaagggatttaaaaaccttcttatttcaagcTGCATTCCCAGAATGAAGTTCCagttggccttcctccctcttttgttggcaagatggttggctgatgggtttttaatttgtttttaatatgtgtattttgatgtatttgattttattgtgttgttcacccccctgatctttggaagggcggtatacaaataattttttttttttaatttctgtgaGGCACAGAGACTACAGAGGACTACTatttaaataaagttgttgttcccttttataattgatttaataacccTTTCCCAATCTTGCAGAACCCCAAGCAATACATGTTTATGTTAGCTTTGATTCTAGAATTCAGGACTTATCCTGACCTTCCTTTATTTTTGCCCATGCTTTGTACAGGTTGACAGTAACTACTATGGCTCCCAGGGTACACCTACTGCCATCCTCCTCTACTCCTTCCTGCAGAACTCCACTGACACCAATTTTTTCCCAGAGCTTTGTGCTTTGAAAAATCAATTGTTGCCTTCCAGAACTCTAAGTGATGATGAGGAGCTTCAAACAGATGGGAATAGGTTTGGAAGACCCCCGTCTAGAGAGCCAGGTAACTGTTGCCTTCAGTCTTCCACCTTGCAGTTTTGGGAGAAGTCCTGCAGAAGGAACCAGGTTTTCCTTCATCACTGAGAGAACCCTATGAATGTACATCCGAATGTACACCCACTGATGCTAAATTGACAGCTGCTGGAGGGGTTTGTGTCTGATAGGCACTATCTTGCTAGCACAAAGCAGTGCTTGTATGCAGTTTTAAATTTCCATGGATATTATTCTGAAGAAATTATTGATCTAAATAAACATCTGGAGATGAATTATGGCATTAGACAGAAAAGATGCTTTGTTTATTGGGAAAAGGCTTTATTTTTCATTAGTTGGGGGAGACAAAGTTTTATTCCTATTACTATATTTTCATCCTGCTTTTCCTGTTAAGTGGGGTACCTGGTtttctcttcccccaactccatgGGCTCATACTTTCTTCACAACAGCCCTCTAAGACAGACTCAAATGAGAGATGAAACTGAACAGTGGTCCTAAGTTCATTGTTTAAACCATTATGCCATTTTGGATCTGTAGCAAACCTTGTGCCTCCCTCCTCAGGCTTGTGTTCACATGCAGACTTTATCCTTGTTGGAAAgcagggtgggggaagagaagcCTTCATTCTCTTTAACTCTCTTTTCTCCAATCACGTATTCTGGTGCAGTGTCGGATGAGGAAATTTTCCAGATTATCGGAGCTCAGCTGGCTGAAATCGGGGATAAGCTGGCTGCTGAGATGGAGCCATCAATCATACACAGTCTGGCACGGCAATTTATGGCAGAGAATATGACCAAAGAGGTGAGTGAGGAAGAAGGACTAGTGAACCACTGattaaagtaaaaagaaaataaaaaactcCTTTGACATTGACCCCACATCCTCCCCTACTGCAAGGCAGTAGAACACTAAGTTGCTAAGAGGACTATAAAGTAGTcaacctgaacaaatcttgtcatgatGCCTTAAggtcgctataagtcaaaaatgacttgaacaacaacaacaacaacataacaacaacaacaaagtagtcAGCAGTTGAAAGCTGGCAATTGAGTATTCAGTACAGGAGCCTGTTGAGTGTTATAGGCAGATCACAATGTGATTGCAGTACAGGAAAGGAATGAAACTGGTTTGAATTATGTGGTGCGAATTAGACCCAACCACTTAGTGCACTTTTGGACTATGGGACCCAGGACAGACAGGTTCAGTCATGTAGTTCCAGGATTCAAATCACAGGAAGTGAAGCTCTTTTGGATGCACCAAGTAGTGGATGTATCTAgatcagcctttctcaaatagtggggtgggccccccaggggggcgcgaggctcattaaaggggggcgcaaggctctgttatgcagagctgtacttataacaattttatagacaaatgatactatttacagtcgcgcggggggcgcgaaatgttttcttcttcctagggggggcatgacagaaaataattgagaagcactgatgtaTCTAGATAGACATTTAAGGCAGAAATGCAGAAAAGGGAATACAAGTCACAGACATATGgattagagtcatagaatcatagagttggaagagaccacaaaggccatccagtccaaccccctgccatgcaggaaatctcaaagcatccccattgacagatggccatccagcctctgtttaaagacctccagggaaggagactccactacactccgagggagtgtgttccactgttgaacagcccttattgtcaggaagttcctcctaatgttcaggtggaatcgcttttcctgaagcttgcatccattgttccgggtcctgttctctggagcagcagaaaacaagcttgttccctcctcaatctgacaccccttcaacagggctatcatatcacctcttaaccttctcttctccaggctaataatccccagctccctaagacattcctcatagggcatggtttccagacccttcaccattttagccgccctcctttggacatactcgtttctcaatgtcctttttgaattgtggtgccctgaactggacacaatattccaggtggggcctgaccaaagcagaacacagtggcactattacttcccttgatctagacactatacttttattgatgcattctaaaattgcattggcctttttagctgctgctgaatcacactgttgaatcatgttcagcttatgatctacttggactcctagatccctttcacatgtaatttcattcagccaagtgtctcccatcttatatctgtgcatttcatttttccgccctaacggtaccttacatttctccgtattgaatatcattttgttagcttggccccagctttattcaagtcattttgaattttgatcctgtcctctggggtattagctactcctcctaatttggtgtcatatgctaatttgataagtatgccctgaATTCTGTTATTCAAGTCATTGGAAAAgacattgaatagcactgggcccaagacagagccctgtgggacctcacttgTCActttgttgagtaccctttgggtttaaaCCCCATTGTAGCGAGAAGGTAATAGAAAGAGTTAAGAATGGTCTAAAAGCTGAATTCATGCTGGGTAGGTCAAAGCTATGTGATAGTCTGGCTAAGTATGTGCAGTGGCTGATCCCAAAGGCAGTTACAGACTACAGTTTGGGAGCACAATAAAGACAGCAGTGGGCTGAGGCTGAACTTCAACAAAGACAATAGTATATTGTTTCTTGGAAAGTCCTTCAGATCACTAGCTACTTAACTGAATTAAGGTTATCTGACTAGAAAATATATGCTCCCAAAAGATAATTAGGTTGAGGTACTCAGATGGTGCTTGAATCTGCTGATTTGTGAAGTGAGGATGCTTCATGGTTGGACTTGTTCTCTgattagggtccaaaacacactgtagaaataattctgtttgacgccactttaactgcctggctcagtactagggaattctgggaattgtactttattgtggcaccagagctctctgacagaaaagagtaaatgtttcccaaaactacagttcccagaattccctaacactgagccagggcagttaaagcagactcaaactggattatttcagtgtgttttggacctaggctgttattttaaaattgacttttaaaaaaacaaacgtTTTGCTATCATTGTGGTTTTTAATTTTCTAGTGCATTTATGTTCTAAAATTACTTGATTTATATTAGAAAAAcaaatttgttgttcttgttagccACCATGAATTCTCAGGAGGAATAGTTAAATGCAGGCTGTTGCATCTTGGTGACTTTAGGTTGAAGAAAATACCTGTTATATTTGTTACAGAACTGGAGTTGCTATTATTAGTAGAGCAGcatttcaaaaatgtgtttttgttgtttcttcagGAGATGACTAGGCACATGTCTCAAGCTGTGGAGGAACTTCTGAAAAGAATGCCCTTAGACATGGAGCAGGAGAAAGCCATGTTAGTGATAGCAATGACTATAGCAAAGAAAGTAGCTGATAAAGTGCCTGCTCTTCTACAGCAAGTGTTCAACATAACCATGAACTACATCAATCACAACCTCCGTGATTACGTGAACAACCTGGCACCTGAGGTGACTAAAAATTAGAATGCAACATTTAATTTCTATCTCCCAGTCAGAAAAAAAGTCTAACACTGTCTTTGAAGCAAAGGTTCAAGAGAATTAGTTATTCATGCTTCTATGGCTTGACTGCTATTCTGTTTTTCTAGCAGGGAGATGCACATCCTTTTCAGCTATGTAGACTGCACATGTTTGCAGTcctattcattcattctctctgtcTTACACAGAGCTGATCAGCTGGGAAAAGTAGGTATATAAAATACTGGGAGCAACCAGAGGCTGTGGGATACACACCattgaaatatataaaaatgtttttgttaagtCTTTAAAACAGAATGCTTTAAACAGACATAGAAGCAAAACAGATTTGAGATTCATTACTTGACATGATATGTTGCTAAGATGTGCAAGTATTGATAACATCCAGCTGACATGTTCAGTAACATCAGATGACGGTGTCTGCAAGGCTTCTGCCTGTGCAGTTCCACCCTTGCATTTTAAGATGGGGTGTGAAGCCATCCAAAATAGGTGCTGGGTTTGTGcatattattattctttacaAATAAAAGTATGCCTTCCAGGTGTTCCAGAACAACTAATGCATGTTATTCAAATGATCTATTTGACTATTTGTTGTTGGGATGGGGACAGTATGCAAGGATGATTTGTGGTGTAATGTACTAATTTTTGAATCTGCTGTAAGTTGAATCCTAAAGGAGATGGGCCATGAAAAAGAGTCTGTATGACTCTTTCTGTGTTGATGAATAGCATTTTGGCTAATGTTTTTGTGGGGaaatatctgaaaggaaaaaagggaatcaTACTGTAAATGACTAATTGGGATGTACTGAGCTTAATTGtcatctccttttcctctttctctcctagAGCTGAACAAAGAGAGCATGATACATCTACCATcaagtttttgggtttttttaaataagaaaatgatTTTTAAGTGTCTTTTTACAGAGGACTtggcattttaaagtgttttgcaATTTTTGTCAGTAGAAATCACCTGCATTTTCCTGCTTAATCTACTTTAATGTGCCTTTTTTTTCTACCTGAAACACTTGATCCTTTTTAACATCCTTCTCAGGAGGAAAATGGCAAATCGACTCTTGTACTCAGGGTTGAAGTGTTGGGTCCTGCCATTCCTTTGCAATAAGCTGTAGAAGCTAAGAGCAGTCAACATTCTAGCCTGCCTTTTACTAATTTGGTCAGAACACTTCAGATTAATAATGTGAACATTGTGACTAAATCCAACTGGAAATACTTGATTCTAATACCAGCTTAAATTGTACAGTGAAATACTTCTGCAAGTTGCTGTCATCCTTGGATAAGGCATTAATGTTTGTGAAGTTCAGTAGGTCTGAAGAGCAGTAGTCTACACCTATTGTTGGTGCTTCCAAGATCACCACTTACTTGGATCAAGTTCACCGTACTGATTCAGTTGGAAGTTGACTTGAAATGAAAGTTGTGTCCAGTTTTAGGTAAATTGTCATCATTGGTTCAAGTGATTTGTCTGTTGATGGTTGTGAActcttaaaaactaaaaaaaattgtttacatCTGGCTAAATTTTTAAGTTTTAAAGGAGGGAGAGTGGAACCTCTCCTTCACAGGCCAAATACAGGACTTCCAGACTTTCAAGCAAGCTTGCCAGACCCTGCTCCCTTTTTAATAATGCTTTGCCACAGcctctttttttccctgcaaTCAGATCTTTGGGGAAAGAAAATATATGGATGTTTTCGACTTTCTGCTAGTTGCAAACCTTACATTTGGTCAGTGTCCATCTATAACTGTTTCTGGCCAGTATTGGAAAAAACCATTGCCTCTGCATTATGTGAACCCATGTGTCCAATTGCCAGGGAGTTTgcccaagaaaaaaaatctctagagcaaatggaaagattttttttcattatctgTATGCTGTATTTAGTAAAGAAATTCTTGTTCAAGTCGAATCGGATAATCCTGTGTTTTGTTTCCTCTGTTTAAGGGGCTTGGTTCATAAAATCATGTTGCTATTACTCTATAAAAAAATCTCAACATGCATGTTATCACATAGGTCAGGTTGTGCCAAGTTTATGGAGTGTGTTATGGGGCTCATCTGGTCTTTGAACTGTGTGCACTCTTCACCTTTCTGAATTTCAGCTGTTTAAGAAGGAGCAACCACTCCATTACTATATATATTTAACCCCAAAGCTCTTGATTGAACTTCTGAGTAGTTCCATCAAATGTTAAATAATTCAGGGGTAGGTTTCAGTTGGTAGTTCTCAGTGCCAGTCTTTCTCACACTATTTATGTAACTAAAATCTGGAATTATTAACAGTTGTCGCTCTGTCTGTGCCACAAGCCATAATTTGATTCACTagctcttttttaattttttcaaagacTCTGAGAATTTGAAGCAGTAATAGTCCCTTCCTAAATTCTTATCAGCAGTCTTTCTTTTACTACAAAAATACTGGCCTGAGTTATGTTGCTAGTCCTAcctaaagtagatccattgaattagTGGCATTTACCAATATGTTGTTACTATTCAAcactgaatgggtctactcttgttgggTCTAactaacaggatttcagccattgtTCTCATCTAGGCAGTTGCAAAATGAATAACTAGATAGCAAGGCCAAATTAAATTTTAGCTAGTATCTGTTTGAAGCAGCATAGAAAGAGCACTTTTGTGGCAAAAACTTGAGTGCCTTAGTTGTCAAATATAAATGAGAAGTGGGGAGGATTTTTGTACATGCAAAACAAGACCAATATCTAATGATGTTCATATGTTCTCAACATAGGACTTCATCAATTTTTAATTATAACATAATGTTCAGGAGTCATATTTGCAATCTGATAGGAGAGGTCTAGCCTGATTTGCAAATTACAATTGGTTAAACCTTTTAAAATGCATTGCAAATATAAAAGCATCTGCCTCAAAAGTACATGGGTCTGAaataattttctctttaaaaCTGGTAGCTGGATAGGATGTAACCCAACCATTTAGAAATATACTTTTGAACTAGAACTTAACTAGAAATATTTGCATCACACAAGAACTCCACACAGTTTTTCTTCAAAATTGACTTTAATAAAGTGCAACTGGGACTAAAGGCATGGATTTACAGAGTCCCTCCAGGTGAGGAGAAACACACAAACCCCTTTGATTTATAAACATAGGTGTTGGAAATGGTATTGACTCCTTTAAACACttgaaaccatttttttttcagtgtatCAAATGGCACAAGAAGCTTGAgacattatttttgaaaatgctCTTGCATAAAAAATGTCCTGGAAGATTGCAGTTTGATGAACACTTCCTGGATTTATTACATCAGTTCAAGCCACTATTTAAAAATTCTAATTCATTAATTGTTCCAAATCAATTGCTTCCTTCAATTTAGGAATTTAATGAAACAAGAGGTGATGAATGTGTGTGTTCTTTTacctgttggactgcaacttccatcagccataGTCAGCAATCAACAGCAAGTTattatgggaaatgcagtccaacatctggaagaccatatgTTCATCACCACGCCATAGAAACCTACAAAATCCTCCTTAGAAAAACCATACAAACCAGTAAAGTTTACCATGTTTAATATTTATGAAACCAAGCTGTAGGATCTGAAAGTGGTTTTTAACTCCAGTATGCCCATCGGTTATTTTACTTGGTGCAATCACACTTCTTTCCTGATTTTTGCTGCATAATTTTAAAGCACTCGCTTGAAGTTTTGCAGTGGCTCATTATAAAATGTTAGTTACTTCTCTAGAGGAGGATATTGGTAAGCTCTCATAAGTAGATGGTGTTAAAGATCTGCATGCCTAGCGTCAGTATGGGTGAATTGTGTGGTTCTACAGATGCTGGTGGACTGCAGGTCCTCTACCCTCACCAGTAGTTATATTGGCAAACACCAACAGGACTTGTGATCCCATTCTTAGTATTTTGGAGAACTTAAGAGTATCTCAGTGAAAGTGTAATGCAGACTTTATTCTCCAGATGTGGTTTTTGAGTCAGTGCACACAAACCCATGTCACTTTAGTCCCACTTAGTATTGCCATGACAGTAGCCAAAAGGGTGAAAAAGGTGAAGCCTCTCTTTTCCATAGTCTTCAGCACTTTACTAGAACTAGCACCTGGTAAATATGATTTCCTCCCCttggaaatactgtattttcctaAGTTATACTGGCACAGTAGTGTGCCAGGCTGAACAGAATACACAAAGTGTCTCCCTGAGACCTACTGCCCATAAAGCCAGACCACTACTGAAGATGAAGAACTGGGTTCAGAAGAAAGTGGCTTTGGAATCTGTGCAGGATTGGATGAGAAATAAGTTATTTCCCAATGTTTTTGAGGTGTAGTGTGGTTTATATCACAGCATCCATCACAAGCTTATGAGGAACATACCCAATACCAGAGGAATATACCAGAGTAAAATTTTAGCTATTTACCAATTTTTCCTGATTTTGAAATTACTTCCTTTAAAAGATTATTCTAGACAGAAGTTTGAAGAAGATACAGTGTTAGTGTGTTATCAGTGAGTATACTAGATAAAGTGAGTATACTAGATAAACACTGACCCTCCAAATTTTTGGATAGCATGCCAATGTTAAAGAGTTTGGAGTATTTATATGGCAATACTTCAGTGCCTGGGATATAGTCTGGGGAtgggcctccagatattttggactttcaGAATGCTGGGTTTTAAAGCAGAATTGTTGACCAACCTACACAAAATATCTCAATATGACAAAATGCAAGTAACGTTTCTGAAATCGCACCAACACTACAAAGGGTGCGTTCATGATTCATCCTAAACAGTTTTAAGCATTATATTTTGATGTTTGCAGGTCGAAACTAAATTCATACTCCAGGCTGTATTTACCCTATATAATTATTAACTTTGAAAAGTATCTTCCCCAGAGCATTCAACACTGGATGTACTTATGTAACAGCCTAGCCTTTTCTAGTGATAGTTCAGGAAAAGTCAAGCATAACTCTGATTCAAAGCATCAACCTCTGTGTCTTTAACAGAAATATTTGAATCAATTGAATGTTTGCTTTTATATCACACAGCAAGAGAAATAGTAGTCTTCacactttaaagaaaatatgggaATTATACAACCCTCTAGATGTTGAACAATCCTTAACACTCCTCAACACTAgttatgctggccagggctgctgaGAGCTATAGTTCAACATCACCCAGAGAAGTCTAATCCTGCCTTCAACTATGTCCTAATCAATTATGAAGCACAGGCACTAATAATCCCTTCGGATAATTCCTTCTATTGGTTTCCTAGCCAAGTGTTTGGCTAGTAGTTTCCTAGCTTGGCAAATAGTTTCCTAGCTAAGATTTCTATAACATGGGTGTGCAACTATGGAGTGTCATAGGACTGCCCCACTCCATTTTACATAACACTTGTGATCTACCTGGCCAAAAGTGAAAGCagccattcagccttccatcctttaaCATTCCTTTTAGATTTTGAAAAATAGTGAATGTACTGAGTGAAGTACTCCAGAAGATAGTTGTCCATTGTGTCTCTACCCCAAATGGAAATACTGTACAGCTAAGAACAGAAAAGCTGAATTGATGCCTACCGTATGTTCATTTCACCTCCATAATTTCCCATGCCTTGTGGGTTAAGTAGGAACCTGTATGAGGAATACTCTCACCAGAGAAGTCAAGAACAGTAGTTTATTTCACTGGATGCAGATCTCATATTCCATAGTTCAAGATAGTGTGCAATGAACAAGAGTTTCTGTCTTATGTTGGCTCTATCAATATAGGCCTTTCCCATCTATTACAATATCTGTGAGAATCTGATACTAGCAACTTTCtaaatgcagaaaatgcaaatggTGGTCACTGTGTTTGAGCTCAAAGGCTACAACCAACAGATGCtagaaaaaaactttttcaaCAGTGCTTATATCAAAACTAAATGGCAGTTGtacttttaaaaaccctttctcCAGCACGGTGgcctttctccttttccaaagTTGGAACTACAGCCGAAGAGTACTAAGTCTTGGGCATTAGCTCTACAAAAGAGATAGtagataaatacatttttaaaaaggaaaacaggtTAAAGCCCACTGGAATATACTGAGGCACTTTATTCTTTAAAATGGATAACAAACAGCACTAAAGAAATTGCAAATTACCTGTCTAGCAACTCCCATTTACCATGGCAAAATTGTCATCCTACTGAATCAAAGCAAAGATTCCCATATGACTGTTCTAGGCATTAGATTTAAAGGGTgtgcagaagagaaggagggagaaataaaGTGTGTTATATGCCTGTAAATATGCATTTGCAGATACCATGCATTTGCATCATATGTATAAAGAGATGGAGCTGGCAGAAGTTCCCTGTCAAAAGCAGAAGAGATAGCAAACCCAGAATTGTGATCATGAAATGTGTACTGAatagtcaaaaacatttttaaattgcttCGATAGGGCAAGAACTCATCTAGTGACTAGATGAGTTCCCAGCTTTTAAAATGAGGGATACAGGCTGTCATCTCCACAACAGTTACAACCAAACCCTCATTTCTCCTTTACTAGACAGAAAAATGACTACAATGACCCTTAACTTGCTCATGGATATCCAGAtttctttcccccaaaacagATGCATTACTACTAGTTTTGGGGAGACTTTACTGCAAAAAAAGTGAAACAAAGTAATTAGGAATCTGCTTTTGAAACGAATGGATTTTAAGAAGCTTATCCAGACCATTGAGAACTTTTCTTCTCCCTACTTCCCCTTTCTTAACTACTTAAAATAACCTACCTATGCACCTGTCACCTATACATTAACAACAACTGCAGTGGTTTACTAGCCAAAATTTTGTTAACAGGGGTAGGCATGGGACACTCCATTT
It includes:
- the BID gene encoding BH3-interacting domain death agonist; this translates as MNQVDSNYYGSQGTPTAILLYSFLQNSTDTNFFPELCALKNQLLPSRTLSDDEELQTDGNRFGRPPSREPVSDEEIFQIIGAQLAEIGDKLAAEMEPSIIHSLARQFMAENMTKEEMTRHMSQAVEELLKRMPLDMEQEKAMLVIAMTIAKKVADKVPALLQQVFNITMNYINHNLRDYVNNLAPES